The Lepeophtheirus salmonis chromosome 1, UVic_Lsal_1.4, whole genome shotgun sequence genome has a segment encoding these proteins:
- the LOC121129459 gene encoding uncharacterized protein: MNPNHPPYNSTNLNLLDNMLMAAGFQGTSGPEVPKPPGPMIPPGYGAYHNEMGLHHHAMNLATSQHVQGVESIPILVYQQQQQQQQQLQQQQLQQQAAAAAAVSSQHQQHQQHPISYKLPHHFEEMSHSTTTTSSTIAAAAAVAHHQHHHLNAKSSKKDIVAEALRSTEKIFEDKSSPHASTPAAAAPSLPPSLPSSLPSHTNLPPIRKEPSPSLTAIKSEPCHTPPLPKSPQDIKPVLQSPKPPSPAITSLTTPPTNSSTLVSKPVIPYSSSTSTTLSSSSITSISTPGRRVVTSSNLKTASISSSRSAASMTPRLSLLEEEDDGLTCRLCLQSFWYKSALIEHLKTIHSISDPVRYEREEREKKLKRIREEQQRIAMIRRQRELRGRGRGMIARGGSAGRGGARPGSIRLTSPGSKPAPAGPRPSFQYRDGAFICDLCKKSFSDGNDMVTHWKSHVKKSQLAASATSRGSIKFKASVRRTTQVSRRGAPTYKSSLSSERKTKPSGGKTGKRKDKGRPRWTSYLVWSTRRRKELISAHPGWSFAEVSRNISDQWKKVNTETKEKLQDEAEEMNATGVKKLPAEKPSSTDSDVTDTTEDSDFEESVSKKPIMLKIKREYGEAEAPRQRSGRQRKRPSFFQEFENEENNLDRILDDFELQQIQESCKPKEKKEKAPTRSPRQRRAKKREAILINEPEEPIELETSRSGRIRKKIKFFDKIPDFDDPGDLEEIDEDQDEFKPDYDEPEDHEDLIDEYSGSELNTRDESKSDSKNLPPKKRAWKKNKKNSSSASLFKRSNIMTDAEIEEATERARKAKPIILLDREDAKPLETDDSEIGRNSLRSSKSGVNEPTPSWIQDDEEIDHLSVKKEPNNETNVNAHVNNEIQSSQNDVTNPSDSDKEIHSNNDESRNLGCSENQESNNHQQSIENSDTIEGGGSGDGDGGDSDAASFPKLSSDDPSNNIDDVCLNTPMPCVPEEDDHQDPPSSILAPEEEEEKELIKPVGDNSLQRERGGGGVSVEDNSLRNVQEDLPKRSSPETIINSITEPQNASQEEILTPITTGGDPFGSMDTPSQNNEHSDNNNPLYNQHESTNGEEEGRKKSDDNKDDNEISQSEPPPPPVDSTSVDELLRPGEDEEKYKDLISQTQIENIDNIFN, translated from the exons ATGAATCCCAATCATCCCCCTTACAACTCCACGAACCTGAATCTCCTGGACAACATGTTGATGGCTGCGGGATTTCAGGGTACAAGTGGACCTGAGGTGCCCAAGCCGCCAGGCCCCATGATTCCTCCTGGGTATGGGGCCTACCATAATGAGATGGGACTGCATCATCACGCCATGAACTTGGCCACGTCGCAGCATGTGCAAGGAGTGGAGTCGATCCCTATCCTGGTGTaccagcagcagcagcagcaacaACAGCAATTGCAGCAACAGCAATTGCAACAACAAGCCGCTGCAGCAGCCGCCGTCTCTTCCCAGCATCAGCAACACCAACAACACCCCATCTCTTACAAGTTGCCCCATCATTTTGAGGAAATGTCCCATTCCACGACGACGACGTCCTCCACTATCGCTGCTGCAGCCGCCGTTGCTCACCACCAGCACCACCATTTGAACGCGAAAAGTTCGAAAAAAGATATCGTTGCTGAGGCGCTCAGGTCCACGGAGAAAATCTTTGAGGATAAATCCTCGCCCCATGCCTCTACCCCCGCCGCAGCCGCTCCGTCGCTTCCTCCATCCCTCCCTTCCTCCCTCCCTTCACACACTAATCTCCCCCCAATCAGAAAAGAACCAAGTCCATCACTCACAGCCATCAAATCTGAGCCATGTCATACTCCACCTCTACCCAAGTCTCCCCAGGACATTAAACCCGTTCTACAGAGTCCAAAACCTCCATCTCCGGCTATCACGTCTCTGACTACACCCCCTACAAACAGCTCAACCCTTGTTTCCAAACCCGTTATTCCCTATTCATCATCAACTTCTACCACCCTTTCATCATCCTCAATCACGTCAATATCTACACCTGGAAGACGTGTCGTTACTAGTTCTAATCTTAAAACCGCCTCCATCAGCTCATCTCGCTCAGCTGCCTCTATGACACCAAGGCTGAGTCTATTGGAGGAAGAAGATGACGGACTCACTTGTCGTCTTTGTCTCCAAAGCTTCTGGTATAAATCCGCCCTTAtagaacatttaaaaacaattcaCTCTATATCCGATCCTGTTCGTTATGAGAGAGAGGAACGAGAGAAAAAACTCAAGCGTATTCGTGAAGAACAACAAAGGATTGCCATGATTCGTAGACAAAGAGAACTTAGAGGTAGGGGAAGAGGAATGATTGCACGAGGTGGCTCTGCAGGGCGAGGGGGTGCAAGACCTGGTTCTATACGACTCACTTCTCCTGGATCAAAGCCTGCCCCTGCAGGTCCACGTCCAAGCTTTCAGTATCGAGATGGAGCCTTTATATGCGATTTATGTAAAAAGAGTTTCAGTGATGGTAATGATATGGTTACTCATTGGAAAAGCCACGTTAAAAAGTCACAATTAGCAGCCTCGGCCACTAGCAGGGgttcaattaaatttaaggCCAGTGTAAGGAGAACCACTCAAGTATCTCGAAGAGGAGCTCCTACGTATAAAAGTTCGCTTTCTTCTGAAAGAAAAACTAAGCCTTCAGGGGGAAAGACGGGTAAACGGAAAGACAAAGGAAGGCCTAGATGGACTTCATATTTAGTATGGTCCACAAGAAGGAGAAAAGAGTTAATTTCTGCTCATCCAGGATGGTCTTTTGCTGAGGTATCAAGAAATATATCTGATCAATGGAAGAAGGTCAACACAGAAACTAAAGAAAAGCTACAAGACGAGGCAGAAGAAATGAATGCAACAGGAGTTAAAAAGCTGCCTGCTGAAAAACCAAGTTCAACCGACTCGGATGTGACTGATACCACAGAAGACTCAGACTTTGAGGAGTCGGTATCAAAAAAGCCGATTATGTTGAAAATTAAAAGGGAATACGGTGAAGCTGAAGCACCTCGACAACGAAGTGGACGACAAAGAAAAAGGCCCAGTTTTTTCCaagaatttgaaaatgaagaaaataatttagatagaATACTTGATGATTTCGAATTGCAACAAATTCAAGAAAGTTGTAAGCCCaaggaaaagaaagagaagGCTCCAACACGTAGTCCGAGACAACGGCGCGCTAAAAAGCGTGAAGCGATTCTAATTAATGAGCCAGAAGAGCCTATCGAACTAGAAACTTCTAGGTCTGGTCGTATTAGgaagaagataaaatttttCGATAAAATCCCTGATTTTGATGATCCTGGAGATCTGGAGGAAATAGATGAGGATCAGGACGAGTTTAAACCAGATTACGATGAACCCGAAGATCATGAAGATTTGATTGATGAATACAGTGGTAGTGAGTTAAATACAAGGGATGAAAGTAAAAGTGACTCAAAGAATCTTCCTCCCAAGAAACGTgcatggaaaaaaaacaaaaaaaacagttcaAGTGCATCCCTTTTTAAGAGAAGTAACATAATGACAGATGCCGAAATTGAGGAAGCAACTGAAAGGGCTCGAAAAGCCAAACCCATTATACTATTAGATAGGGAAGATGCCAAACCTCTAGAAACGGATGATTCAGAGATTGGAAGAAACTCCCTAAGATCCTCTAAATCTGGa gtcaATGAGCCAACACCATCATGGATTCAAGATGACGAAGAAATAGATCATCTATCAGTCAAAAAAGAACCCAATAATGAAACTAATGTTAATGCTCATGTCAATAATGAAATTCAATCGAGTCAAAATGATGTAACTAATCCATCTGATTCTGACAAGGAAATTCATTCTAATAACGATGAAAGTAGAAACCTAGGTTGTAGTGAAAATCAAGAGAGTAATAATCATCAACAAAGCATAGAAAATTCTGATACAATCGAAGGTGGTGGGAGTGGTGATGGGGACGGTGGCGATAGTGATGCAGCATCATTTCCCAAATTATCATCAGACGATCCGTCAAATAATATTGATGACGTTTGTCTCAATACACCTATGCCATGTGTTCCTGAAGAAGACGATCATCAAGATCCGCCTTCCTCTATACTAGCACCTGAAGAGGAGGAGGAAAAAGAACTAATTAAACCTGTTGGAGATAATTCCCTCCAACGAGAAAGAGGGGGAGGAGGGGTATCTGTTGAAGATAATTCTCTAAGGAATGTCCAAGAAGATCTTCCTAAGAGAAGCAGCCCAGAAACTATTATTAATTCGATTACAGAGCCACAAAATGCATCTCAGGAAGAGATATTAACGCCCATAACAACTGGAGGAGATCCATTCGGATCCATGGACACTCCTTCACAGAATAATGAACATTCAGATAATAATAATCCCTTATATAATCAACATGAGTCTACTAATGGAGaagaggaaggaagaaaaaagtcGGACGATAACAAGGATGACAACGAAATTTCTCAGTCAGAACCTCCTCCACCACCTGTCGACTCAACATCAGTCGATGAGCTATTACGGCCGGGTGAAGATGAAGAAAAGTACAAAGACCTTATATCCCAAACGCAAATTGAGAATATTGATAACATTTTCaattga
- the LOC121129471 gene encoding sorting and assembly machinery component 50 homolog A: MFSNKLECIQKEINKFSCFDIISYILLSFQRAMDKRRQMESEEYQNFLAETRNKKRNKILKALKRKKDMMDRSTKKINSLRAKYCQIPAFISRIHFDGLCRTKEDVLFLPEVKELFANVNNFEELIWATNHVILKLSDLGCFEDVFAEIDTDNSSQERYEVTFKMEEIGLIYLNPSLSNCTPYSNQSIRINPVISGKLLNIFGRAESLEGEFGTTLLSTDENTYFRRLLFSKPYLDRSNLSIFCEQMNYPNGNPYEQISEEKNLKMSASWFLANWWQHSLTFGASWRHLFVEPFKSISFNTREESGHSLKTSLCHDLLIDTTDDDILPTSGVYLNLKQEFAGLHGNVRFVKNFLQLCVYVPLISNVSLGVGTSIGRLAAPTIESDNTNLFYTENRITSLDRFETGGPLTTRGFRHRGLGDYLGCSSFWAISSKLIFSLPFIRQDWISDNIKAHSFFDVANDISMTNFVGNCSKDLRMSTGVGLTFKLGNLGRAELNYAIPIRALPGDRIVHGIQFGLGLDFM; the protein is encoded by the exons atgtttagtaataaattagaatgcattcagaaggaaataaataagttttcttgCTTCGATATCATCTCTTATATCCTACTTTCCTTTCAGAGAGCTATGGATAAACGAAGACAAATGGAAAGTGAAGAGTATCAAAATTTCCTTGCTGAAACACGGAACAAGAAAAGGAACAAAATACTAAAAGCCCTGAAAAGGAAGAAAGATATGATGGACAGATCcaccaagaaaataaattctctTCGAGCCAAATACTGTCAAATTCCCGCCTTCATTTCTCGTATACATTTTGATGGTCTGTGTCGTACGAAAGAAGACGTACTTTTCTTACCTGAAGTGAAGGAGTTGTTTGCTaatgttaataattttgaagaacTGATTTGGGCAACAAATCATGTCATTTTAAAGCTATCAGACTTGGGATGCTTCGAAGATGTTTTTGCTGAAATTGACACGGATAACTCGTCACAAGA gcGATACGAAGTCACCTTCAAAATGGAGGAAATCGGTCTTATATACTTGAATCCCTCTCTCAGTAATTGCACTCCCTATTCTAATCAGTCTATTAGAATCAATCCTGTGATTTCCGGGAAATTGCTTAATATATTTGGACGTGCAGAATCTCTTGAAGGGGAGTTTGGTACAACTCTGCTCTCAACTGATGAAAATACTTACTTTCGTAGATTATTGTTTTCAAAGCCTTATCTAGATCGCTCAAATTTGAGCATTTTCTGTGAACAAATGAATTATCCAAATGGGAATCCCTATGAACAAATCagtgaagaaaaaaaccttAAGATGTCAGCCTCATGGTTCCTTGCCAATTGGTGGCAGCATTCCTTAACTTTTGGGGCATCCTGGAGACACTTATTTGTTGAaccttttaaaagtatttcttttaatacaaGAGAAGAATCTGGACATTCCTTAAAAACTTCCTTGTGTCATGATTTGCTCATTGATACGACAGATGACGATATATTACCCACATCTGGAGTGTATTTAAATCTAAAGCAAGAGTTTGCAG GTTTACATGGAAATGTAAGGTTTGTTAAGAATTTCTTACAATTATGtgtttatgttcctttaattagtaaTGTAAGCCTCGGAGTAGGAACCTCAATTGGACGTTTAGCCGCTCCAACAATTGAATCAGATAACACTAATCTTTTTTACACTGAAAATCGCATTACTTCTCTCGATCGATTTGAAACGGGAGGTCCACTTACTACAAGAGGTTTTCGACATCGAGGACTGGGAGACTATCTTGGATGCTCATCATTTTGGGCTATCAGCTCcaagttaatattttctttacctTTTATTCGACAAGATTGGATATCAGATAATATCAAGGCTCACAGTTTCTTCGATGTTGCGAACGATATAAGCATGACTAAttttgttggaaattgttcGAAGGACCTTAGGATGTCTACTGGCGTAGGTCTCACATTTAAACTCGGTAACTTGGGACGAGCCGAGCTCAATTATGCAATACCCATTCGAGCTCTACCAGGGGACCGAATAGTGCATGGTATTCAATTTGGACTCGGACTTGactttatgtaa
- the U4-U6-60K gene encoding uncharacterized protein U4-U6-60K, giving the protein MSDDEDVQYVKRSRHVHFGSLAENVGSSVDGAAHVSQSSEYLPLSAHENGGEDDGKREILEEFERRKRARAIPVPTDDDEIKRDLRTLGEPICLFGEGPADRRNRLRDFLSEFGEDAVKKRRDEAITVKEHEETTWYHEGPSSLRVARKWIAKYSLPRAKERIARLKAEESARLKEEALEMARTQEIQKRLKSLDVVASQIADTRPISWCTFSPNSQYLLTGSWSGLCKLWSVPDCKEIRTLRGHSSNIGSIVFNPHATLEGHSNKDPCMASCSQDGSVKLWNLESDEPIADIEGHDSRVSRCAYHPSGRFLATCVYDNSWRLWDLEQLQEVLHQEGHSKPVHCIAFQNDGSLALTGGLDSFGRIWDLRTGQCIMFLEGHLKGIIGVDWSRDGYHCATGSSDNACKIWDLRKRKIEYTIPAHTNVVSNVVFDEDYLLTASYDGTAKLWARKTWQPLASLKGHDLRLMDCAISPDRSYIATCSYDRTFKLWSTDIKQRL; this is encoded by the coding sequence ATGTCGGATGATGAAGATGTACAATATGTCAAAAGATCACGGCATGTCCATTTCGGATCACTGGCGGAGAATGTAGGAAGTAGTGTGGATGGAGCTGCACACGTTTCTCAAAGTAGCGAATATTTGCCTCTAAGCGCTCACGAGAATGGTGGAGAGGATGACGGGAAGAGGGAGATCCTGGAGGAGTTTGAGAGGCGAAAGCGAGCTAGAGCTATTCCAGTGCCAACAGATGATGATGAGATTAAAAGAGATCTGCGCACGTTGGGTGAGCCCATTTGTTTGTTTGGAGAGGGGCCGGCGGACCGGCGGAATCGTTTAAGAGACTTCCTTTCTGAATTCGGAGAAGACGCGGTAAAGAAAAGGCGGGATGAGGCCATCACTGTCAAGGAACACGAGGAAACGACTTGGTATCACGAGGGACCCTCTTCTTTACGAGTAGCGCGGAAATGGATTGCAAAGTACTCGCTGCCCCGCGCCAAGGAAAGAATTGCCCGACTTAAAGCTGAGGAGTCTGCTCGTCTCAAAGAGGAAGCTCTTGAAATGGCTCGCACTCAAGAGATCCAGAAAAGACTTAAAAGCCTTGATGTCGTAGCTTCCCAAATAGCTGATACAAGGCCCATTTCCTGGTGCACCTTTAGTCCCAATTCCCAATACCTCCTCACAGGCTCATGGTCGGGTCTATGCAAATTATGGTCTGTACCTGATTGCAAAGAAATTAGAACCCTTCGCGGACACTCCTCTAATATTGGGTCTATTGTATTTAATCCTCATGCCACTCTTGAGGGACACTCAAATAAAGATCCTTGTATGGCCTCCTGTTCTCAAGATGGGTCTGTCAAGTTGTGGAATTTAGAATCAGATGAGCCCATCGCTGATATTGAGGGCCATGATTCACGAGTTTCGAGATGTGCTTATCATCCATCCGGAAGGTTTCTGGCTACTTGTGTCTATGATAATTCTTGGCGGCTTTGGGATTTAGAGCAGTTACAGGAAGTTCTTCATCAAGAAGGACATTCCAAGCCTGTTCACTGTATTGCATTTCAAAATGATGGATCCTTGGCTCTCACGGGTGGACTTGATTCATTTGGCCGCATATGGGATCTACGTACTGGACAATGCATCATGTTTCTTGAGGGACATCTGAAGGGTATTATTGGTGTTGACTGGAGTAGAGATGGTTATCATTGTGCGACAGGTTCTTCAGATAACGCATGTAAGATCTGGGATCTtcgtaaaagaaaaattgaatacacTATTCCTGCTCATACCAATGTTGTCTCGAACGTAGTCTTTGATGAAGATTACTTACTCACTGCATCCTACGACGGCACTGCCAAACTATGGGCTCGAAAAACATGGCAGCCCCTCGCATCATTGAAGGGCCATGATCTTCGTCTAATGGACTGTGCTATAAGTCCTGATAGGTCATATATTGCAACGTGCTCTTATGATCGTACTTTTAAACTATGGTCCACTGACATTAAACAGAgactttaa
- the LOC121129504 gene encoding uncharacterized protein has translation MAAPLGSSSAPNVPDVSKSSDEVKVIFRDVDVEEKEKVKNFCKRGCDCFLGPLDASKNKTPCCTWFNEEEVSYRRDQCLEMSSISSVSLEAYIMGHFSSLETKGQRIKLTLGGRRVCLKTFAFLMGLCKSKVQNLHAHFLKNGFTQRVHKSVGKPAKNPYNRDMQNRREGIKLFLENMINKYGSPIPGKVASPNDWSSFRFPSHWNKEILFKRYIQSCIDQGYTKYCSKNTFKTHWKVMCPQIDMMERRRDFCQICHNNADQMDFLIKESVVRNPLDDMTLNIKDDVKEHFYHMQTEQSNYNMRLDYARKNRESMSLLTLNFSEPMSIPFLPLQSQKNQSNSLFKVNLFAIENEGLQTSHIYMFDEAEAETCKKGANCIASLLFHEIANTPKVPHLAMQFDNCGDQIKNYTMIGFLAYMVMCGYFNELTVHFHVESHSVFSADHSFDIISKSYQKKEIVECLEDLVDVVDGASHYFSAIPSTKNGCRVVDWYDWRSFIDQFFRPLKGLKKYHAFTFKSNTPGIVDLKEWSNSPETMSLSLLKCEMSPQDLPLHIPENFKLEKNNLPKDRIEYLLKNAVPLVSNNAKRHLLLRSINSQSDTPDTEMNIDSAFALSMYAEALLPPSPYDNTSMYLADDSPPGSSPVSIHCDEDDSDSTMEPEEQSSTSHLASSSSFADNDDTPSVPSESEAVETPPPPPKSAKKGAKAARCQECQECLQYKKFKNNEVKKCRKCKHCTKRHKQMCKKFICSRTE, from the exons ATGGCTGCTCCATTGGGATCCTCGTCTGCTCCCAATGTTCCTGATGTAAGCAAGTCTTCAGATGAAGTCAAAGTGATATTCCGAGATGTGGATGTCGAAGAGAAAGAGAAAGTGAAGAATTTTTGTAAGAGAGGCTGCGATTGTTTTCTTGGTCCTCTGGAtgcttccaaaaataaaactccTTGTTGCACTTGGTTCAATGAGGAAGAAGTCTCCTACAGAAGGGATCAATGCCTGGAGATGTCCTCCATTTCTTCCGTAAGCCTTGAAGCTTATATCATGGGGCACTTTTCCTCACTTGAAACGAAGGGTCAAAGAATCAAGTTGACGCTCGGAGGGCGGAGAGTCTGTCTCAAGACATTTGCTTTCCTAATGGGCTTATGCAAGTCTAAAGTTCAGAATTTGCAtgcccattttttaaaaaacggGTTCACTCAAAGAGTACACAAGTCTGTTGGAAAGCctgcaaaaaatccttataacCGGGATATGCAAAACAGAAGAGAAGGGATTAAGCTATTTTTGGAGaacatgattaataaatatggatCTCCCATACCTGGAAAAGTTGCATCTCCAAATGATTGGAGCTCATTTCGCTTTCCAAGCCATTGGAATAAGGAAATCcttttcaaaagatatattcAATCATGCATTGATCAAGGCTATACAAAATATTGTAGTAAGAATACTTTTAAAACCCATTGGAAGGTTATGTGTCCTCAAATAGATATGATGGAACGGCGAAGAGACTTTTGTCAGATCTGTCACAATAATGCCGATCAAATGGATTTTTTGATAAAGGAATCCGTTGTGAGAAATCCATTGGACGATATGACTTTGAACATCAAGGATGATGTCAAAGAGCACTTTTACCATATGCAAACTGAACAAAGTAACTATAACATGAGATTAGATTATGCTCGAAAAAATCGCGAGTCGATGTCATTGTTGACTCTGAACTTTTCTGAGCCCATGTCTATTCCTTTTTTGCCTTTACAAAGTCAAAAGAACCAGAGTAATTCTCTTTTCAAAGTGAATCTTTTTGCAATTGAAAACGAAGGGTTGCAAACATCccatatttatatgtttgaCGAGGCTGAGGCG GAAACATGCAAAAAAGGTGCAAACTGTATTGCATCTCTTCTTTTTCACGAAATTGCAAACACTCCTAAAGTTCCTCATCTAGCTATGCAATTTGATAACTGCggtgatcaaattaaaaattatacaatgatAGGATTTTTAGCTTATATGGTGATGTGTGGATATTTTAACGAATTAACCGTGCATTTTCACGTAGAAAGCCACTCAGTGTTTTCAGCAGATCATAGCTTTGATATAATATCAAAGTCATATCAGAAAAAGGAAATCGTAGAATGTCTGGAAGATCTGGTGGATGTAGTTGATGGAGCATCACACTATTTTTCTGCTATACCATCAACCAAAAATGGATGTCGTGTTGTAGATTGGTATGATTGGAGAAGCTTTATAGATCAGTTTTTCCGACCTCTTAAaggactaaaaaaatatcacgcATTTACATTTAAATCTAATACTCCAGGGATAGTGGATTTAAAAGAATGGTCGAACAGTCCTGAAACGATGTCCCTCAGTTTATTAAAATGTGAAATGTCACCCCAAGACTTACCATTGCATATCCccgaaaattttaaattggaaaagAATAATTTACCCAAGGATAGAATCGAGTATCTCTTAAAGAATGCCGTGCCTTTAGTGTCAAATAATGCAAAAAGACACCTTCTTCTAAGGTCAATAAATAGTCAATCAGACACTCCTGATACAGAAATGAATATAGATTCAGCCTTTGCATTGTCTATGTATGCCGAGGCTCTGCTTCCACCCTCACCCTATGATAATACATCAATGTATTTAGCTGATGATAGCCCTCCAGGCTCATCTCCTGTTTCTATTCATTGCGATGAAGATGATTCTGACTCAACAATGGAGCCTGAAGAACAAAGCTCAACTTCGCACCTTGCATCATCAAGCAGTTTTGCAGACAATGATGACACTCCATCTGTTCCTTCTGAGTCTGAGGCTGTAGAGACACCACCACCTCCTCCAAAGTCTGCTAAAAAAGGTGCAAAAGCAGCAAGGTGTCAAGAATGTCAAGAGTGtcttcaatacaaaaaatttaaaaataatgaagttaaaaaatgtcGCAAGTGCAAACATTGCACGAAGAGACACAAGCAAATGtgtaaaaaattcatttgttcAAGAACGGAGTAG